A DNA window from Streptococcus sp. LPB0220 contains the following coding sequences:
- a CDS encoding 5-formyltetrahydrofolate cyclo-ligase — protein sequence MKKTLRKETIAAMKALPQTIKTQADEELTQRLLELPAFQEAKTLATYLSFDHEVSTAGLIQAALQFGKRVCVPRTYPQGRMEFVEYDPDILEKTRFGLLEPNEKGNLVDQSEIDLIHVPGVVFQSKGYRIGYGGGYYDRYLEDFTGKTVSTIYSIQQKEFQPDTFDQAVQEVLVYEVTL from the coding sequence ATGAAGAAAACACTACGAAAAGAAACCATTGCAGCTATGAAAGCACTGCCGCAAACTATAAAAACTCAAGCAGATGAAGAGCTGACTCAGCGCCTCTTGGAGCTACCAGCTTTTCAGGAGGCAAAGACCCTTGCGACCTATCTGTCTTTTGACCATGAAGTTTCCACAGCTGGCTTGATCCAAGCAGCTCTTCAATTTGGGAAACGCGTCTGTGTTCCCCGTACCTACCCACAAGGGCGAATGGAATTTGTGGAATACGATCCTGATATTTTGGAAAAGACACGCTTTGGTTTGTTGGAGCCCAATGAAAAAGGAAATCTTGTGGATCAGTCAGAGATTGACCTGATCCATGTACCAGGCGTGGTCTTCCAGTCAAAAGGCTACCGAATTGGCTATGGTGGTGGCTATTATGATCGTTATTTGGAAGATTTTACTGGAAAAACGGTTAGTACGATTTATTCCATCCAGCAGAAGGAGTTCCAGCCAGATACGTTTGATCAGGCAGTTCAGGAGGTGCTAGTCTATGAAGTTACTCTTTGA
- the dapD gene encoding 2,3,4,5-tetrahydropyridine-2,6-dicarboxylate N-acetyltransferase produces MTAQKMSAQEIIAFIGNAEKKTNVKVTFEGELATAVPASVTKLGNVLFGDWKDIEPLLANLTENKDYVVEQDGRNSAVPLLDKRYLNARIEPGAIIRDQVTIEDNAVVMMGAVINIGAEIGAGTMIDMGAILGGRATVGKNSHIGAGAVLAGVIEPASAEPVRIGDNVLVGANAVVIEGVQVGNGSVVAAGAIVTQDVPENVVVAGVPARIIKEIDEKTQQKTALEDALRNL; encoded by the coding sequence ATGACAGCACAAAAAATGTCTGCTCAAGAAATTATCGCTTTTATCGGAAATGCAGAAAAGAAAACAAATGTGAAAGTTACCTTTGAAGGGGAATTGGCAACAGCTGTTCCAGCTTCTGTCACAAAACTAGGTAATGTGTTGTTCGGTGACTGGAAAGATATCGAGCCCCTTCTTGCCAACTTGACAGAGAACAAGGATTATGTGGTCGAACAAGATGGCCGTAATTCAGCTGTTCCCTTGCTTGATAAGCGCTATCTAAATGCGCGTATCGAACCAGGCGCTATCATCCGTGACCAAGTGACCATCGAAGACAATGCTGTCGTGATGATGGGGGCTGTCATCAATATCGGTGCTGAAATCGGTGCAGGAACTATGATTGATATGGGGGCTATCCTTGGTGGTCGTGCAACAGTTGGTAAAAACAGCCACATCGGTGCAGGTGCCGTTCTTGCGGGTGTCATTGAGCCAGCTTCTGCTGAGCCTGTTCGGATCGGTGACAATGTCTTGGTCGGTGCCAATGCAGTTGTGATTGAAGGGGTTCAAGTAGGGAACGGATCCGTCGTTGCCGCTGGAGCTATCGTTACTCAAGATGTCCCTGAAAATGTGGTTGTAGCTGGTGTCCCAGCTCGCATCATCAAGGAAATCGATGAAAAAACACAACAAAAAACAGCACTAGAAGACGCCTTGCGTAATTTGTAA
- a CDS encoding NAD(P)H-dependent glycerol-3-phosphate dehydrogenase, producing MEKQTVAVLGPGSWGTALSQVLNDNGHEVRLWGNIQEQIDEINTAHTNQRYFKDIVISDQITATTDLKAALDGVDAILFVVPTKVTRLVAKQVAETLDHPVTVMHASKGLEPGTHDRISQILEEEIPASLRSEVVVVSGPSHAEETIVRDITLITAASKDLEAARYVQELFSNHYFRLYTNTDVIGVETAGALKNIIAVGAGALHGLGYGDNAKAAIITRGLAEITRLGVKLGASPLTYSGLSGVGDLIVTGTSVHSRNWRAGDALGRGEKLEDIEANMGMIIEGISTTKVAHELAQELDVYMPITQAIYQVIYEGKDIREAIHHMMSNEFKEENEWK from the coding sequence ATGGAAAAACAAACCGTTGCAGTATTGGGTCCTGGTTCATGGGGAACAGCCCTTTCACAAGTCCTCAATGATAACGGCCATGAAGTCCGTCTCTGGGGAAATATCCAAGAACAAATCGATGAAATCAATACCGCTCATACCAATCAACGCTATTTCAAAGACATCGTTATTAGCGATCAAATTACCGCTACGACCGATCTGAAAGCAGCTTTGGACGGCGTGGATGCTATCCTTTTTGTCGTTCCTACAAAGGTGACCCGCTTGGTCGCTAAACAAGTTGCTGAAACACTGGATCACCCTGTCACAGTCATGCACGCTTCTAAAGGATTAGAACCTGGTACACACGATCGGATTTCTCAAATCCTCGAAGAAGAAATCCCTGCCTCTCTTCGCAGTGAGGTAGTGGTCGTTTCTGGACCGAGTCACGCGGAAGAAACCATCGTACGGGACATCACCCTCATTACAGCAGCCTCAAAAGATTTAGAAGCTGCACGCTATGTTCAAGAACTCTTTAGCAATCACTACTTCCGCCTCTATACCAATACAGATGTTATCGGAGTGGAAACTGCTGGAGCCTTGAAAAATATCATCGCGGTCGGAGCTGGAGCCCTGCACGGTCTTGGTTATGGGGACAATGCCAAAGCAGCCATCATCACGCGCGGTCTCGCTGAAATCACGCGCCTTGGCGTTAAGCTAGGAGCTAGCCCCTTGACCTATAGCGGTTTGTCTGGGGTTGGTGACTTGATCGTTACCGGTACTTCTGTTCATTCCCGCAACTGGCGAGCTGGGGATGCTCTTGGACGTGGCGAAAAATTGGAAGATATCGAAGCCAACATGGGCATGATCATTGAAGGGATCTCTACGACCAAAGTCGCCCATGAGCTGGCGCAAGAATTGGATGTCTACATGCCGATTACACAGGCCATTTACCAAGTCATCTACGAAGGAAAAGATATCCGCGAAGCTATCCACCACATGATGAGCAATGAATTTAAAGAAGAAAACGAGTGGAAATAA
- a CDS encoding rhomboid family intramembrane serine protease produces MKLLFDRRYPVTSLLLLVTTAVFLSMFIRFGGDYQTGAAVYYSGGIIGEVVKVDPSQLWRIVTATFVHIGLEHFVLNMITLYYLGRLAEDLFGSKAFLALYLLSGMMGNVFVAIFTPDVIAAGASTALFGLFGTIGALRFIVQSPYIRHLSQSYTSLIVVNLIFSFMPGISMAGHIGGLVAGVMLAYVFPVRGEARFMNRTYQMSAALSYLLLLLYFLGKILNLF; encoded by the coding sequence ATGAAGTTACTCTTTGATCGTCGTTATCCTGTAACCAGCCTCTTGTTGCTCGTCACAACGGCAGTCTTTCTTTCCATGTTTATCCGATTTGGAGGCGACTACCAAACAGGTGCTGCTGTTTACTATAGCGGTGGTATTATTGGAGAGGTTGTGAAAGTCGATCCTAGCCAGTTATGGCGAATCGTGACAGCGACATTTGTTCATATCGGCCTAGAACATTTTGTGCTCAATATGATCACCCTCTATTACTTGGGACGTTTGGCAGAAGATCTCTTTGGTTCCAAGGCTTTCTTAGCTCTCTATCTCTTATCAGGCATGATGGGCAATGTCTTTGTTGCTATTTTTACGCCAGATGTGATTGCAGCAGGAGCTTCTACAGCCCTCTTTGGACTGTTTGGGACCATTGGTGCTCTGCGCTTTATTGTCCAAAGTCCCTATATTCGCCACTTGAGTCAGTCCTATACCAGCTTGATTGTGGTCAATTTGATCTTTAGCTTCATGCCAGGGATCAGTATGGCGGGGCACATCGGTGGCTTAGTAGCTGGGGTCATGTTGGCTTATGTCTTTCCGGTAAGAGGGGAAGCTCGCTTTATGAACCGAACCTATCAGATGAGTGCGGCCCTATCTTATCTCTTGCTTTTGCTTTATTTCTTAGGTAAAATCTTGAATCTATTTTAA
- a CDS encoding gamma-glutamyl-gamma-aminobutyrate hydrolase family protein, translating to MCRTIVGVSANLCPVDPEGKNLHSSVSSQFAEGIRQAGGLPMVIPMGDPSLVKDYVETIDKLILSGGQNVDPSLYGEEKTIESDDYNIERDQFELALLKEAVRQNKPVLGICRGVQLINVAFGGTLNQEIEGHWQGLPFGTSHSIETKKGSVVEQLFGQASRINSVHRQSIKDLAPNFRATAFDPRDHTIEAIEAVDGHRIMGLQWHPEYLVNEEKGNLELFRYLLQEL from the coding sequence ATGTGCAGAACAATTGTTGGAGTATCCGCTAATCTCTGTCCGGTGGACCCGGAAGGGAAAAACCTTCATTCCTCCGTGTCTAGTCAGTTTGCGGAAGGGATCCGTCAAGCAGGTGGACTTCCAATGGTCATCCCGATGGGAGACCCTTCCTTGGTTAAGGACTATGTTGAAACGATTGACAAGTTGATCTTAAGTGGAGGTCAAAATGTCGATCCTAGTCTCTATGGCGAAGAAAAAACCATCGAAAGCGATGATTACAATATCGAACGGGATCAATTTGAGCTTGCCCTGCTGAAGGAAGCGGTTCGCCAAAACAAACCGGTTCTAGGAATCTGCCGTGGGGTTCAGTTGATCAATGTGGCTTTTGGAGGAACACTCAACCAAGAGATTGAAGGGCATTGGCAAGGTCTTCCATTTGGGACTTCCCATTCTATCGAGACTAAAAAAGGTAGTGTGGTAGAGCAACTCTTTGGTCAGGCCAGTCGAATCAATTCCGTGCACCGTCAAAGTATCAAGGATCTTGCACCAAATTTCCGTGCGACCGCCTTTGATCCGCGCGATCACACCATCGAAGCGATTGAAGCAGTAGACGGTCATCGCATTATGGGCTTGCAATGGCATCCAGAATACTTGGTCAATGAAGAAAAAGGGAATTTAGAACTCTTCCGTTATTTATTACAGGAATTATAA
- a CDS encoding C69 family dipeptidase: MKKWLFKLSLVAMTFLLLPVQAVQACCGFIIGRQLTKDGTTLFGRTEDYPYYPNGGKHNKNYVVVDAKNYKEGDQLEDESNGFTYPHAASEMKYTATYDSARGDGSNGAFGEHGFNEAGVSMTSTVTAIPNKKVLKTDPLTENGIPEAAMLDVVLPRVKSAREGVEFLAKVIEEKGSAEGNVVVFADQNETWYMEILSGHQYVAVKVPEDKYAVFANTYYLGHVDLNDKENVIASKDVEKVAKESGNYKTDKDGNFHIAKSYGPEKYAEGDRSRTYAGITLLDPNSKVTYEDDEYELFRSPTDPNKKFTLEDAFALQRNRFEHLNGRFVPDDQIGVKKQGDNGSNDTVRKDQYKYALGNENVIDAHVYQINPNLPKSFGGTVWLGMGPSRNTPYVPFYGNVKDTYKAFKPQTATYDPNSWYWTVWHIDQMAINNQDLFGKSIQNHWKALEEQLIIEQKVSDSKYAALKADEAAAKAVEDKVTEDALARSERLFKQFKQYESELSATLKEAGRTDDPYRASLPDDYKDPTESSTEPSKEETKPSTESSTEPSKEETKPSTESSTEPSKEETKPSTESSTEPSKEETKPSKESSTEPSKEETKPSTESSTEPSKEETKPSTESSTEPSKEETKPSTEASTEPSKEETKPSTEASTEPSKEETTPSNTTTIVPTNSNSVSTVGRPVLPTNSYILVDQATGIVLQNPDFAQGGYSLLVEVLKDVKELAGKDYKAYNIQLSNQNNPIHQISPTVVTIPVNGQKEVEAVYGIGENGQLESFQFQLNEEKSAVTFTTSHFSTYGVVYKSAAKIEEKKGEKKLPSTGQSISIATMVGGVLLTVFGFGYYIEKRRTH, encoded by the coding sequence ATGAAGAAATGGTTGTTTAAACTTTCATTGGTAGCAATGACATTTTTGCTCCTACCAGTTCAAGCCGTTCAAGCCTGTTGTGGCTTTATCATTGGTCGGCAATTGACCAAGGATGGGACTACTCTCTTTGGTCGGACAGAAGATTACCCTTACTATCCAAATGGTGGCAAGCACAACAAGAATTATGTGGTTGTTGATGCGAAGAATTATAAGGAAGGGGATCAACTGGAAGACGAATCCAATGGTTTTACCTATCCACATGCTGCTAGTGAAATGAAATACACAGCGACTTATGACTCTGCTCGTGGAGATGGTAGTAACGGTGCTTTTGGTGAACACGGATTTAACGAAGCCGGTGTTTCTATGACCTCAACTGTTACAGCAATTCCAAACAAAAAAGTCTTGAAGACTGACCCGTTGACAGAAAACGGAATTCCAGAAGCTGCTATGTTGGACGTAGTGTTACCACGCGTTAAGTCTGCTCGTGAAGGGGTTGAATTCCTAGCTAAAGTCATTGAAGAAAAAGGATCGGCAGAAGGGAATGTTGTCGTTTTTGCAGACCAAAATGAAACTTGGTATATGGAAATTCTTTCTGGACACCAATATGTAGCGGTAAAAGTCCCAGAGGACAAATATGCAGTCTTTGCAAATACCTACTACCTTGGTCATGTGGATTTGAATGATAAGGAAAACGTGATCGCTTCGAAAGATGTCGAAAAGGTAGCTAAAGAATCTGGTAACTACAAGACAGACAAAGATGGGAACTTCCATATTGCTAAATCTTATGGACCAGAAAAATATGCTGAAGGAGACCGTTCACGTACTTACGCAGGAATCACTCTTTTGGATCCAAACTCAAAAGTGACTTATGAAGATGATGAATATGAACTCTTCCGCTCACCAACAGATCCAAACAAGAAATTTACTTTGGAAGATGCTTTTGCATTGCAACGCAACCGTTTTGAACACTTAAATGGTCGTTTTGTTCCAGATGATCAAATTGGTGTCAAGAAACAAGGGGATAATGGTAGCAACGATACTGTTCGGAAAGACCAATACAAGTATGCTTTAGGGAACGAAAACGTCATCGATGCCCATGTCTACCAAATCAATCCAAACCTTCCAAAATCATTTGGTGGAACTGTATGGCTCGGAATGGGACCTTCACGGAATACTCCTTATGTTCCATTCTATGGAAATGTAAAAGATACCTATAAAGCTTTCAAACCTCAAACTGCTACCTATGATCCGAATTCATGGTATTGGACAGTATGGCATATTGACCAGATGGCAATCAATAATCAAGACCTCTTTGGAAAATCGATTCAAAATCACTGGAAAGCTCTCGAAGAACAATTGATCATTGAACAGAAGGTTAGTGATAGCAAATATGCAGCCTTGAAAGCTGATGAAGCTGCAGCAAAAGCAGTTGAAGATAAAGTGACTGAGGATGCTTTAGCTCGGTCTGAACGTCTCTTCAAACAATTCAAGCAATATGAGTCTGAATTATCTGCAACTCTTAAAGAAGCAGGTCGTACAGATGATCCATACCGTGCATCTTTACCAGATGACTACAAGGATCCAACAGAATCAAGTACCGAGCCAAGCAAGGAAGAAACAAAGCCAAGCACAGAGTCAAGTACAGAACCAAGCAAGGAAGAAACGAAGCCAAGCACAGAGTCAAGTACAGAACCAAGCAAGGAAGAAACGAAGCCAAGCACAGAGTCAAGTACAGAACCAAGCAAGGAAGAAACGAAGCCAAGCAAAGAGTCAAGTACAGAACCAAGCAAGGAAGAAACGAAGCCAAGCACTGAGTCAAGTACAGAACCAAGCAAGGAAGAAACGAAGCCAAGCACTGAGTCAAGTACAGAACCAAGCAAGGAAGAAACGAAGCCAAGCACCGAAGCAAGTACAGAACCGAGCAAGGAAGAAACGAAGCCAAGCACTGAAGCAAGTACAGAACCAAGCAAGGAAGAAACAACACCAAGTAATACAACTACTATTGTTCCTACAAATAGTAACAGTGTTAGTACCGTTGGTCGCCCAGTTTTACCAACAAATTCATATATTTTAGTAGACCAGGCAACAGGTATCGTCTTGCAAAACCCTGATTTTGCTCAAGGTGGCTATAGTCTTCTTGTTGAAGTTTTGAAAGATGTCAAAGAACTAGCTGGTAAAGATTACAAGGCATATAATATTCAATTATCGAACCAAAATAATCCTATACATCAAATTAGTCCAACGGTTGTGACCATTCCAGTCAATGGGCAAAAAGAAGTAGAAGCAGTTTATGGTATCGGTGAAAATGGTCAATTGGAATCCTTCCAATTCCAACTAAATGAAGAAAAGTCAGCCGTAACATTTACAACCTCTCATTTCTCAACTTATGGTGTAGTTTATAAATCTGCAGCAAAAATTGAAGAGAAGAAAGGTGAGAAAAAATTACCATCAACCGGACAAAGTATCTCAATCGCGACGATGGTAGGCGGAGTTCTTTTGACAGTTTTTGGATTTGGCTACTACATCGAAAAACGTAGAACCCATTAA
- the galU gene encoding UTP--glucose-1-phosphate uridylyltransferase GalU: MTKVRKAVIPAAGLGTRFLPATKALAKEMLPIVDKPTIQFIVEEALKSGIEEILVVTGKAKRSIEDHFDSNFELEYNLEQKGKTDLLKLVNDTTAINLHFIRQSHPRGLGDAVLQAKAFVGNEPFVVMLGDDLMDITNDDALPLTKQLMNDYDETHASTIAVMEVPHEEVSSYGVIAPQGEGINGLYSVETFVEKPNPEDAPSDLAIIGRYLLTPEIFDILANQEPGAGNEIQLTDAIDTLNKTQRVFAREFKGQRYDVGDKFGFMKTSIDYALKHPQVKDDLKQYIIDLGKKLEASEQTAD, from the coding sequence ATGACTAAAGTTAGAAAAGCCGTCATTCCTGCGGCTGGTTTGGGGACGCGCTTCCTCCCAGCTACCAAAGCTTTGGCAAAGGAAATGTTGCCAATCGTTGACAAACCTACGATCCAATTCATCGTAGAAGAGGCTCTGAAATCTGGAATTGAGGAAATTCTTGTCGTAACAGGGAAGGCCAAACGTTCGATCGAAGACCATTTCGATTCTAACTTTGAATTGGAATACAACCTCGAGCAAAAAGGTAAGACTGACTTACTCAAGTTGGTCAATGATACAACAGCGATCAATCTTCATTTCATCCGTCAAAGTCACCCTCGAGGTTTAGGAGACGCTGTCCTGCAGGCGAAAGCTTTTGTTGGGAATGAGCCTTTTGTTGTCATGTTGGGAGATGACCTGATGGACATCACCAATGATGATGCCTTGCCATTGACCAAACAATTGATGAACGACTACGATGAAACCCATGCATCCACTATCGCTGTGATGGAAGTCCCTCACGAAGAGGTTTCTTCTTACGGTGTGATTGCACCTCAAGGCGAAGGTATTAACGGTCTTTATAGCGTTGAAACGTTTGTCGAAAAACCAAACCCAGAGGACGCTCCAAGTGATCTCGCTATTATCGGACGCTACCTCTTGACTCCTGAAATCTTTGATATTCTTGCAAATCAAGAACCAGGTGCCGGCAATGAAATTCAATTGACGGATGCGATCGACACCCTCAATAAGACCCAACGAGTCTTTGCCCGTGAATTTAAAGGCCAGCGCTACGATGTGGGTGATAAATTCGGCTTCATGAAAACTTCGATTGACTATGCCTTGAAACACCCTCAAGTCAAAGATGATCTCAAACAATATATTATCGACCTTGGAAAAAAATTAGAAGCATCTGAACAAACTGCAGACTAA
- a CDS encoding LPXTG cell wall anchor domain-containing protein gives MKKNLAKFLLLSSMLGGMAIAQPVSANTKAAVYEYKNGQLDLVQKPTYEGFESNQLSLKLKTGRVDVVGAREGKKESAHDAGAYQFALIYKSEGGEEETVAKGQNTADGTIEFDDVDLSGLNSGTVKLYIRQTTKDDGRFKQLDNGEGEVTVSLAYDGSGRLMVDSLESSNPIYRNFIAGYKSPGTDGSTSPSTTSPSSSSSSSSSSSSSSSSSSSSSSSSSSSSSSSSSSSSSSSTSSSSSSSSSSSSSHSSDSSKSVVGRLLPKTGQETGVVLATLGLLSLAGIAIVSLRKKF, from the coding sequence ATGAAAAAGAACTTGGCTAAATTCTTGTTACTTTCATCTATGCTTGGTGGAATGGCAATTGCCCAACCAGTATCTGCGAATACAAAAGCTGCGGTTTATGAGTACAAAAATGGTCAGCTAGACCTTGTTCAAAAACCAACATATGAAGGTTTCGAATCGAATCAGCTTTCTTTGAAATTGAAAACAGGTCGTGTCGATGTAGTGGGAGCGCGTGAAGGCAAGAAAGAAAGTGCGCATGATGCGGGAGCCTACCAATTTGCATTGATCTACAAATCTGAAGGTGGCGAAGAAGAGACAGTTGCTAAAGGGCAAAATACAGCAGATGGGACGATCGAATTTGATGATGTGGATCTCTCTGGACTGAATTCTGGAACTGTTAAACTCTACATTCGTCAGACTACAAAAGATGATGGTCGCTTTAAACAGTTGGATAATGGAGAAGGGGAAGTAACAGTGTCCCTTGCTTACGATGGATCAGGACGCTTGATGGTGGATTCACTTGAAAGTTCCAACCCAATTTATCGTAATTTCATTGCAGGCTATAAAAGCCCTGGTACAGATGGGTCGACTTCACCAAGTACAACAAGCCCATCCTCAAGCTCAAGTAGCTCATCTTCTAGTTCAAGTAGCTCAAGTAGTTCGTCTTCAAGCTCAAGTAGCTCATCGAGCTCATCTTCAAGCAGCTCATCTTCAAGCTCCTCAAGTTCAACTTCTTCATCGAGCTCAAGCTCTTCTTCTAGTTCTTCCTCACATTCAAGCGACTCAAGCAAATCTGTAGTTGGCCGTTTATTGCCAAAAACAGGTCAAGAAACAGGTGTCGTTTTGGCAACATTGGGCTTGCTCTCACTTGCAGGGATTGCTATTGTCTCCCTTCGCAAGAAATTTTAA
- a CDS encoding N-acetyldiaminopimelate deacetylase, with the protein MTLDLIKIRRDLHQIPEIGLEEFETQAYLLERIAEITAGKDFVEQRTWRTGILVYLHGSAPEKTIGWRTDIDGLPIVEQTGLDFASKHEGRMHACGHDMHMTTALGLLDQLVQVQPKNNLLFLFQPAEENEAGGMLMYKDNAFGDWLPDEFYGLHVRPDLKVGDIATNTGTLFAGTCEVKITFTGKGGHAAFPHEANDALVAASYFITQVQSVVSRNVDPIEGAVVTFGSMHAGTTNNVIAETAFLHGTIRTLTMEMNLLTQKRVKAIAEGVAAAFDVKLNLELKQGGYLPVENQPELAKELMDFFTAEKDVNLIDILPAMTGEDFGFLLSKVPGVMFWLGIDTPYALHHPKMSPNEAALPFAVENIGKFLKMKANQ; encoded by the coding sequence ATGACATTGGATTTAATCAAAATCAGACGGGATTTGCACCAAATCCCTGAAATTGGGTTGGAAGAATTTGAAACCCAAGCCTACCTCTTAGAGCGAATCGCAGAGATCACAGCGGGCAAGGACTTTGTTGAGCAACGGACTTGGCGGACCGGGATCCTGGTTTATCTCCATGGATCTGCGCCTGAAAAAACGATCGGCTGGCGGACAGATATCGATGGCTTACCGATTGTGGAACAAACGGGCCTTGATTTTGCCTCCAAGCACGAAGGACGGATGCATGCTTGTGGTCATGATATGCACATGACGACAGCTCTTGGGCTTTTGGACCAACTGGTTCAAGTACAACCCAAAAATAACCTTCTCTTTTTATTCCAACCAGCTGAAGAAAATGAGGCTGGTGGAATGCTCATGTATAAGGACAATGCTTTTGGCGACTGGCTCCCTGATGAATTTTATGGTCTGCATGTACGCCCTGATTTGAAGGTGGGGGACATTGCGACCAATACGGGTACTCTTTTTGCAGGGACCTGTGAAGTCAAGATCACCTTTACAGGAAAGGGAGGGCATGCCGCCTTTCCACATGAGGCCAATGACGCTCTTGTAGCAGCCTCTTACTTTATTACCCAAGTCCAATCGGTCGTGAGTCGAAATGTCGATCCGATTGAAGGGGCTGTGGTGACCTTTGGTTCCATGCATGCAGGAACAACCAATAATGTGATTGCTGAGACAGCCTTCCTTCATGGGACCATTCGGACCTTGACCATGGAGATGAATCTTTTGACTCAAAAACGGGTCAAAGCCATTGCAGAAGGAGTTGCAGCAGCCTTTGATGTGAAATTGAACCTGGAACTCAAGCAAGGGGGCTACCTGCCTGTGGAAAACCAACCAGAATTGGCCAAAGAACTCATGGACTTTTTCACAGCTGAGAAAGACGTGAACCTGATTGATATTCTGCCTGCGATGACAGGAGAAGACTTCGGCTTTCTCTTGAGCAAAGTCCCGGGTGTCATGTTCTGGCTGGGGATTGATACCCCTTATGCCTTGCACCATCCGAAGATGAGCCCAAATGAAGCAGCCCTTCCCTTTGCTGTGGAAAACATTGGTAAATTTTTGAAAATGAAGGCCAACCAATAA